A genomic stretch from Falco naumanni isolate bFalNau1 chromosome 8, bFalNau1.pat, whole genome shotgun sequence includes:
- the STK17B gene encoding serine/threonine-protein kinase 17B isoform X2, whose protein sequence is MSRRKLENKSLSGLLATSLQTQIKTDNFHNFYMLESKELGRGRCAVVRKCIAKSTGQEYAAKFLKKRRRGQDCKAEILHEIAVLELMKSNPRIVNLHEVYETANEIILVLEYAAGGEIFDLCVPDLDDRIGERDIVRLIRQILEGLRCLHENNIVHLDLKPQNILLSSINPLGDVKIVDFGMSRKLENSSELRQIMGTTEYLAPEILNYDPITTATDMWNIGVISYMLLTQESPFVGADNQETYLNISQVNVDYSEETFSSVSQPAKDFVQKLLIKNPEERPTAEACLSHLWLQQGEFTLLCSPEETCCSSLLPGHATKCLEERSVKSSSNGTCSNKEDKENIPEDSSMVSKRFRFDDSLQYPQDFMTDFVC, encoded by the exons ATGTCGAGGAGAAAGTTGGAGAATAAAAGCCTTTCTGGCTTGTTAGCCACATCTCTGCAGACACAAATCAAGACAGACAATTTCCATAATTTTTATATGCTTGAATCAAAAGAGCTGGGAAG GGGAAGATGTGCTGTGGTTAGAAAATGTATAGCTAAATCCACAGGCCAAGAGTATGCAgctaaatttttaaagaaaagaagaagaggtCAAGACTGCAAAGCAGAGATTCTTCATGAAATCGCCGTACTTGAATTAATGAAATCTAATCCTCGCATAGTTAATCTTCATGAAGTCTatgaaacagcaaatgaaatCATCTTAGTGTTGGAATA tgctgctggaggagaaatATTTGACTTGTGTGTCCCTGATCTGGATGACAGAATTGGTGAAAGGGATATTGTAAGACTTATAAGACAAATACTTGAAGGACTTCGTTGCTTGCATGAAAACAATATTGTTCATCTTGATTTAAAG CCTCAAAATATTCTGCTGAGCAGCATCAATCCTCTTGGTGATGTAAAAATTGTAGATTTTGGTATGTCTCGGAAGCTTGAGAATTCTAGTGAACTGCGGCAGATCATGGGAACAACAGAGTATCTAG CTCCAGAAATCTTAAACTACGATCCTATTACCACAGCTACAGATATGTG GAATATAGGTGTAATTTCATACATGCTGCTGACGCAAGAATCGCCGTTTGTGGGAGCTGATAATCAAGAAACTTACCTTAATATATCTCAAGTTAATGTGGATtattcagaagaaacattttcatcGGTTTCACAGCCTGCCAAAGACTTTGTTCAAAAACTTCTCATAAAAAATCCAGA GGAAAGACCCACAGCGGAGGCCTGTCTTTCTCATTTGTGGTTGCAGCAAGGGGAGTTCACACTCTTGTGTAGCCCTGAAGAAActtgttgctcttctctgctgcCAGGACATGCAACAAAATGCTTAGAAGAGCGGAGTGTAAAATCCAGTTCTAATGGTACCTGTAGCAACaaggaagacaaagaaaatattccagagGACAGCAGCATGGTCTCCAAACGTTTCCGTTTTGATGATTCGTTGCAGTATCCCCAAGACTTCATGACAGACTTCGTATGTTGA
- the STK17B gene encoding serine/threonine-protein kinase 17B isoform X1, with product MSRRKLENKSLSGLLATSLQTQIKTDNFHNFYMLESKELGRGRCAVVRKCIAKSTGQEYAAKFLKKRRRGQDCKAEILHEIAVLELMKSNPRIVNLHEVYETANEIILVLEYAAGGEIFDLCVPDLDDRIGERDIVRLIRQILEGLRCLHENNIVHLDLKPQNILLSSINPLGDVKIVDFGMSRKLENSSELRQIMGTTEYLAPEILNYDPITTATDMWNIGVISYMLLTQESPFVGADNQETYLNISQVNVDYSEETFSSVSQPAKDFVQKLLIKNPEERPTAEACLSHLWLQQGEFTLLCSPEETCCSSLLPGHATKCLEERSVKSSSNGTCSNKEDKENIPEDSSMVSKRFRFDDSLQYPQDFMTDFHGVQFELGKLKNTNNFVCTQKKST from the exons ATGTCGAGGAGAAAGTTGGAGAATAAAAGCCTTTCTGGCTTGTTAGCCACATCTCTGCAGACACAAATCAAGACAGACAATTTCCATAATTTTTATATGCTTGAATCAAAAGAGCTGGGAAG GGGAAGATGTGCTGTGGTTAGAAAATGTATAGCTAAATCCACAGGCCAAGAGTATGCAgctaaatttttaaagaaaagaagaagaggtCAAGACTGCAAAGCAGAGATTCTTCATGAAATCGCCGTACTTGAATTAATGAAATCTAATCCTCGCATAGTTAATCTTCATGAAGTCTatgaaacagcaaatgaaatCATCTTAGTGTTGGAATA tgctgctggaggagaaatATTTGACTTGTGTGTCCCTGATCTGGATGACAGAATTGGTGAAAGGGATATTGTAAGACTTATAAGACAAATACTTGAAGGACTTCGTTGCTTGCATGAAAACAATATTGTTCATCTTGATTTAAAG CCTCAAAATATTCTGCTGAGCAGCATCAATCCTCTTGGTGATGTAAAAATTGTAGATTTTGGTATGTCTCGGAAGCTTGAGAATTCTAGTGAACTGCGGCAGATCATGGGAACAACAGAGTATCTAG CTCCAGAAATCTTAAACTACGATCCTATTACCACAGCTACAGATATGTG GAATATAGGTGTAATTTCATACATGCTGCTGACGCAAGAATCGCCGTTTGTGGGAGCTGATAATCAAGAAACTTACCTTAATATATCTCAAGTTAATGTGGATtattcagaagaaacattttcatcGGTTTCACAGCCTGCCAAAGACTTTGTTCAAAAACTTCTCATAAAAAATCCAGA GGAAAGACCCACAGCGGAGGCCTGTCTTTCTCATTTGTGGTTGCAGCAAGGGGAGTTCACACTCTTGTGTAGCCCTGAAGAAActtgttgctcttctctgctgcCAGGACATGCAACAAAATGCTTAGAAGAGCGGAGTGTAAAATCCAGTTCTAATGGTACCTGTAGCAACaaggaagacaaagaaaatattccagagGACAGCAGCATGGTCTCCAAACGTTTCCGTTTTGATGATTCGTTGCAGTATCCCCAAGACTTCATGACAGACTTC cATGGAGTCCAGTTTGAACTGGGTAAactaaaaaacacaaacaatttTGTATGCACTCAGAAAAAGTCCACTTAa